From Streptomyces sp. Edi4, one genomic window encodes:
- a CDS encoding APC family permease — protein sequence MSTQRTQTVPAAPDAPGTLKRALGTPLLYFFILGDVLGAGVYVLIGQVAAKSGGAVWVPLAVALGLALLTAASYAELATKYARAGGASYYATLAYGPFVGFFTGFCMLAAGIVSVAALARGFGGTYLTAFVHLPVALVAVLFLAALALLNARGISESTRANVVATVIETSGLLLIIGLGVWLVVRGDGDPGRLLRLGTPEHGPVAAALSGAVLAYYSFVGFETSVNVAEETRNPRRAYPRALFGALGTAGLVYAAVGAAASAAVPTGVLARSDGPLLEVVRAAGAVPEWLFSAIALVAVANGALLTGIMCSRLAFGMARERLLPAFLTRVLPRRRTPWAAIATTTALSLLLALTGDIETLAATLVLLLLVVFFTVNTAVLVLRRRADSGNPDHFRAPAVIPVLGALSCVLLATQVDGAVWLRGLALLAVGAVLGLVSTAASRRTRAATTAPVPPRPVQENAGDADPNDPRRLV from the coding sequence ATGAGCACGCAGAGAACCCAGACGGTGCCAGCCGCGCCCGACGCCCCCGGCACGCTCAAGCGAGCCCTCGGCACACCCCTGCTGTACTTCTTCATCCTGGGCGACGTCCTGGGCGCCGGTGTCTACGTCCTCATCGGGCAGGTGGCGGCCAAGTCCGGCGGCGCCGTGTGGGTGCCGCTCGCCGTGGCCCTCGGCCTGGCGCTGCTGACCGCGGCCTCGTACGCCGAGCTCGCCACGAAATACGCCCGGGCCGGCGGAGCCTCGTACTACGCGACCCTCGCCTATGGGCCGTTCGTGGGGTTCTTCACCGGGTTCTGCATGCTGGCGGCCGGCATCGTCTCCGTCGCGGCCCTCGCGCGGGGGTTCGGCGGCACCTACCTCACCGCCTTCGTGCACCTGCCCGTAGCCCTGGTCGCGGTCCTCTTCCTCGCGGCCCTCGCCCTGCTCAACGCGCGGGGCATCAGCGAGTCCACCCGCGCCAACGTGGTGGCCACGGTCATCGAGACGAGTGGGCTGCTCCTGATCATCGGACTCGGTGTCTGGCTCGTCGTACGCGGCGACGGCGACCCGGGCCGGCTGCTGCGGCTCGGTACCCCCGAGCACGGTCCGGTGGCCGCCGCGCTCAGCGGCGCGGTGCTGGCCTACTACTCCTTCGTGGGGTTCGAGACGTCCGTCAACGTGGCGGAGGAGACGCGCAATCCCCGCCGCGCCTACCCGCGAGCCCTGTTCGGCGCCCTCGGCACGGCCGGGCTCGTCTACGCGGCGGTGGGCGCGGCCGCCTCCGCCGCCGTGCCCACCGGCGTCCTGGCCCGCTCCGACGGCCCCCTCCTGGAAGTCGTCCGCGCGGCGGGCGCGGTGCCCGAGTGGCTGTTCTCGGCGATCGCCCTGGTCGCGGTCGCGAACGGCGCGCTGCTCACCGGCATCATGTGCTCACGCCTCGCGTTCGGCATGGCGCGCGAGCGCTTGCTGCCGGCGTTCCTGACCCGTGTGCTGCCCCGGCGCCGCACGCCCTGGGCCGCCATCGCCACCACCACGGCGCTGTCCCTGCTGCTCGCGCTCACCGGCGACATCGAGACGCTGGCGGCGACCCTGGTCCTGCTCCTGCTCGTCGTGTTCTTCACGGTCAACACGGCCGTCCTGGTGCTGCGACGGCGTGCCGACAGCGGCAATCCGGACCACTTCCGCGCCCCGGCGGTCATACCGGTGCTCGGCGCGCTGTCCTGCGTCCTGCTGGCCACCCAGGTGGACGGCGCGGTGTGGCTGCGCGGCCTGGCCCTGCTGGCGGTGGGCGCGGTCCTCGGGCTCGTCTCCACCGCCGCGTCGCGGCGCACCCGCGCGGCCACCACGGCCCCCGTGCCGCCTCGCCCCGTACAGGAGAACGCCGGCGACGCCGACCCGAATGATCCGCGACGCCTCGTGTAG
- a CDS encoding OsmC family protein translates to MTDNALRSVTIERAGPGRFTATNARGGTLTFATGTGSGPDTDFTPVELFLAAIGGCTAADVEVATSRHTDPTVFTIAVTATKIEDESGNRLSDLAVAFTAAFPDGALGDRARAILPRAVKTSHDRLCTVSRTIEAGTPVSVAVTDPARET, encoded by the coding sequence ATGACCGACAACGCACTGCGCTCCGTCACCATCGAACGTGCCGGACCCGGCCGGTTCACCGCGACCAATGCCCGTGGGGGCACACTGACCTTCGCCACCGGCACCGGCTCGGGCCCGGACACCGACTTCACGCCGGTCGAGCTCTTCCTCGCGGCGATCGGCGGCTGCACGGCGGCCGACGTGGAGGTCGCCACGAGCCGCCATACGGATCCCACGGTGTTCACCATCGCGGTGACCGCGACCAAGATCGAGGACGAGAGCGGCAACCGGCTGTCGGACCTCGCGGTCGCCTTCACCGCCGCGTTCCCGGACGGAGCCCTGGGAGACCGCGCCCGGGCGATCCTGCCCCGGGCCGTGAAGACCTCGCACGACCGGCTCTGCACGGTCAGCCGCACCATCGAGGCGGGCACACCGGTCAGCGTGGCCGTGACCGACCCCGCGCGGGAGACCTGA
- a CDS encoding LysR family transcriptional regulator, producing the protein MDTEALRSFVRAAELGQFRHAADELGVTQQAVSKRIAALERSLDVRLFSRTTRGVELTLDGQAFLPHARSIVASVERAVNAVRPGSRALRIDVLGLRSAQAVTLHDYWRSHPGVDLDVVTLRVDDPRVAVAAVESGDVDASFRTVTDPATLPPGVRMVPAFDAPLELLVGPAHPLASARAVTPRHLRGHRIWVPGIAPGSEWSEFYDELATAFDLRIDAAGPHFGDEVLLDTLADSGDVATLIGARDRYIWPTHYDLRRIPVVNPTLAYPLSLLLPSTNPHPGLRGVITHLRSLPALPDPVWLPSWAAARHHEGGVGRGDGSQRPHRGL; encoded by the coding sequence ATGGACACGGAGGCATTGCGATCGTTCGTCCGGGCGGCCGAGCTCGGGCAGTTCCGGCACGCGGCGGACGAGCTGGGCGTGACGCAGCAGGCGGTCTCCAAGCGCATCGCCGCCCTGGAGCGTTCGCTCGACGTACGCCTCTTCTCGCGGACCACGCGCGGCGTCGAGCTGACGCTGGACGGCCAGGCGTTCCTGCCCCATGCCCGGAGCATCGTGGCGAGTGTCGAGCGCGCCGTCAACGCGGTCAGGCCGGGCTCGCGGGCGCTCCGGATCGACGTACTCGGCCTGCGCAGCGCCCAGGCCGTGACGCTGCACGACTACTGGCGGTCCCACCCCGGAGTCGATCTCGATGTGGTGACCCTCAGGGTCGACGACCCGCGCGTGGCGGTCGCCGCCGTCGAGTCGGGCGACGTCGACGCCTCGTTCCGTACCGTCACCGACCCGGCGACGCTGCCGCCCGGCGTGCGGATGGTCCCCGCCTTCGACGCCCCCTTGGAACTCCTGGTCGGCCCGGCCCACCCGCTCGCCTCGGCGCGCGCAGTGACACCACGACACCTGCGTGGGCACCGGATCTGGGTGCCCGGCATCGCACCGGGCAGCGAGTGGTCGGAGTTCTACGACGAGCTCGCCACCGCCTTCGACCTGCGCATCGACGCGGCCGGCCCGCACTTCGGAGACGAAGTGCTCCTGGACACCCTCGCGGACTCCGGCGACGTGGCCACCCTGATCGGCGCGCGCGACCGCTACATCTGGCCGACCCACTACGACCTGCGCCGGATCCCCGTCGTCAATCCCACCCTCGCCTACCCGCTCTCACTCCTCCTCCCCAGCACGAATCCCCACCCCGGGCTCCGGGGCGTCATCACGCACCTCAGGAGCCTGCCGGCCCTCCCCGATCCGGTCTGGCTACCGTCCTGGGCCGCCGCGCGCCACCACGAAGGTGGCGTCGGCCGGGGCGACGGCTCCCAGAGGCCGCATCGAGGACTCTGA
- a CDS encoding SDR family oxidoreductase: protein MNPRRDRFEGRTALVTGSSRGLGLLIARELAARGCRVMLCARGAEGLALAERKLRAVGADVASVACDITDEDAPQQLLDAVHERFGPLDILVNSAGIIQVGPMETFEEADFREAMETMLFSPLRLTLAALPDLRASAQGTLVTISSVGGRIPAPHLLPYVTAKFAAAGFSQGLRAELTGSGVSVTTVFPGLMRTGSHTAARFHGRPGAEYGWFGAAATMPLLSMDAGRAARAVVRAAERGRPELVLTPAAKIGVRLQGLAPASMARLLSLSDRALPGPGERPRRDVRGAEAAAQSRLPRWVTTLGDRAGRRLGEPRPHN, encoded by the coding sequence ATGAACCCTCGACGTGATCGTTTCGAAGGCCGCACCGCACTCGTCACCGGTTCCTCGCGCGGCCTCGGGCTCCTCATCGCCCGTGAGCTGGCCGCGCGCGGCTGCCGCGTGATGCTCTGCGCCCGGGGAGCCGAGGGCCTGGCCCTGGCGGAACGCAAGCTGCGGGCCGTGGGCGCCGATGTGGCCTCGGTTGCCTGCGACATCACCGACGAGGACGCGCCTCAACAGCTGCTCGACGCCGTCCACGAACGGTTCGGTCCGCTGGACATCCTGGTGAACAGCGCCGGCATCATCCAGGTGGGTCCGATGGAGACCTTCGAGGAGGCGGACTTCCGCGAGGCGATGGAGACGATGCTCTTCTCCCCTCTGCGGCTCACCCTGGCGGCCCTGCCCGATCTGCGCGCGAGCGCGCAGGGCACGCTGGTGACCATCTCCTCGGTCGGCGGCCGCATCCCGGCGCCGCACCTGCTGCCGTACGTCACCGCCAAGTTCGCCGCCGCCGGCTTCTCCCAGGGGCTGCGGGCCGAGCTCACGGGCTCGGGCGTCAGCGTGACCACGGTGTTCCCGGGTCTGATGCGGACCGGCTCGCACACCGCCGCCCGCTTCCACGGCCGCCCGGGCGCGGAGTACGGCTGGTTCGGCGCGGCCGCCACCATGCCGCTGTTGTCGATGGACGCCGGGCGCGCGGCCAGGGCCGTGGTGCGCGCCGCCGAGCGCGGCCGGCCCGAACTCGTCCTCACCCCGGCCGCCAAGATCGGCGTACGCCTTCAGGGTCTGGCGCCCGCCTCCATGGCCCGGCTCCTGTCGCTCTCGGACCGCGCGCTGCCCGGCCCGGGGGAGCGGCCGCGCCGTGACGTGCGGGGAGCCGAAGCGGCCGCGCAGTCGAGGCTGCCGCGCTGGGTCACCACCCTCGGCGACCGCGCCGGCCGCCGCCTGGGCGAGCCGAGGCCCCACAACTGA